One Pleuronectes platessa chromosome 9, fPlePla1.1, whole genome shotgun sequence genomic region harbors:
- the insl5a gene encoding insulin-like 5a, producing MKTLVIVSLLLCALACTVQVRAEVKAVKLCGREFLRAVVYTCGGSRWRRLLTESDGDALPTEEQSSLENQSGGSSSSTAALTRRDMNNILTNACCQVGCRKSDLTFLC from the exons ATGAAGACTCTGGTGATTGTGTCCCTGCTCCTGTGTGCGTTGGCGTGCACCGTCCAGGTGAGAGCCGAGGTGAAGGCGGTGAAGCTGTGTGGTCGAGAGTTCCTGAGAGCCGTGGTCTACACCTGCGGAGGCTCCCGCTGGAGGAGACTCCTCACCGAGTCAGACGGGGACG CTCTGCCGACAGAGGAACAGAGCAGCCTGGAGAACCAGAGCGGCGGCAGCAGCTCCTCGACCGCTGCACTGACCAGACGAGACATGAATAACATACTGACCAACGCGTGCTGCCAGGTGGGCTGCAGGAAGAGTGACCTGACCTTCCTCTGCTGA
- the pars2 gene encoding probable proline--tRNA ligase, mitochondrial, with protein MEPVLHQLRPRVFQRLRRTFILLKRNHSGCAEHNTAPASTRYRPPLLVSRLYQPSNLRDVGQDSRLPGDMTCKSQRLMQQAGLIHPSNPGCYYYLPATVRSMEKLVRVIDQEMQGIGGQKMDMPSLCSADLWKTSERWDLMGKELFRLKDRHGGDYCLGPTHEEAVTTLVAHQATLSYRQLPLLLYQITRKFRDEPKPKFGLLRGREFYMKDMYSFDVSEEAAYQTYESVCQAYTRLFSRLGLRCVQVQADTGNIGGKLSHEFQLPADIGEDRLLVCGNCSFSANVETMSSDRTDCPQCETGTLVESKGIEVGHTFYLGKKYSQLFNATFSNAQNKPSVAEMGCFGLGVTRILAAAIEVMSTEEGIRWPGLLAPYQVCVLPPKKGSKVDEVALLADDLVHTLGEALPRLRGEVVLDDRTQMTIGKRLKDANRLGYPYVIVVGQGALEDTPRFEVICQQSGETMFLSKDGLLDLLGKVETV; from the exons ATGGAGCCGGTCCTGCACCAGTTGCGTCCGAGGGTGTTCCAACGCCTCCGTAGGACCTTCATTCTTCTGAAGAGGAATCACTCAGGCTGTGCTGAACACAACACCGCTCCTGCCTCCACTCGGTACAGACCCCCGCTCCTGGTGTCACGCCTCTACCAGCCATCCAACCTGCGCGATGTGGGGCAGGACAGCCGGCTGCCGGGAGACATGACGTGTAAGAGCCAGAGGCTCATGCAGCAGGCGGGGCTCATCCACCCGTCCAACCCAGGGTGTTACTACTACCTCCCTGCCACGGTCCGCTCCATGGAGAAGCTG GTGAGAGTGATTGACCAGGAGATGCAGGGGATCGGTGGACAGAAGATGGACATGCCCAGTCTGTGCTCGGCTGATCTGTGGAAAACCAGTGAGCGCTGGGACTTGATGGGAAAGGAGCTGTTCCGTCTGAAAGATCGTCATGGAGGCGACTACTGCTTGGGTCCCACGCATGAGGAGGCGGTGACCACTCTGGTTGCTCACCAGGCAACTCTCTCCTACAGACAGCTCCCTTTGCTCCTTTACCAG ATTACCCGCAAATTCAGGGATGAGCCGAAGCCAAAGTTTGGTCTTCTTCGAGGGAGGGAGTTCTACATGAAGGACATGTACTCATTCGATGTGAGTGAGGAAGCTGCGTACCAGACCTACGAGTCGGTGTGCCAGGCATACACCCGGCTCTTCTCCCGGCTGGGCCTGCGTTGTGTTCAGGTGCAGGCGGACACAGGAAATATCGGCGGTAAACTCTCCCATGAGTTCCAGCTGCCAGCAGACATCGGCGAGGATCGGCTTCTAGTCTGTGGGAACTGCTCCTTCTCTGCTAATGTGGAGACCATGTCATCAGACAGAACTGACTGCCCACAGTGTGAAACTGGTACTCTGGTAGAGTCGAAGGGTATAGAGGTGGGCCACACCTTTTACCTGGGGAAAAAATACTCTCAATTATTTAATGCCACCTTCAGCAATGCCCAGAACAAGCCCAGTGTTGCTGAAATGGGCTGCTTTGGTCTTGGAGTCACCCGTATTCTCGCTGCAGCCATTGAGGTGATGTCAACAGAGGAAGGGATCCGCTGGCCGGGGCTCCTCGCCCCTTACCAGGTCTGTGTTCTCCCTCCAAAGAAAGGCAGTAAAGTGGACGAGGTGGCTCTCTTAGCTGATGACCTTGTTCACACTTTGGGAGAAGCGTTGCCACGTTTGAGAGGTGAAGTGGTTCTTGATGACCGTACACAAATGACTATTGGAAAGAGGCTGAAGGACGCCAATAGACTGGGCTACCCATATGTTATTGTAGTCGGGCAGGGCGCATTAGAGGACACACCCAGGTTTGAGGTGATCTGTCAGCAGAGCGGTGAGACAATGTTCCTTAGTAAAGATGGACTGTTAGATCTACTGGGAAAAGTGGAAACTGTCTGA